The following proteins come from a genomic window of Halorubrum lacusprofundi ATCC 49239:
- a CDS encoding heavy metal translocating P-type ATPase: MGTTHEQFNVGGMSCSFCAESIKKAYARTEGVEDVDVSLAHEEVLVQYDDAILSEVKVKDTLRDLGYTIRDPDKAKRYEQQQAELADGKQRLLLAGGASVVVAALMGWMIFVVGRFESASLAMDIAALALALGTMFGPGRYITKKAFQSLRRGIFNQHVLLEAGAFAGLLGGFLGLFVFSGFPTVHFFAVSVFITTYHILSEYTSLTVRTRASQAVQSLLNLQPDTARRVTRNGEIEEVPVDDLEVDNRVRVKPGESVPVDGVVVEGNSTVDESVATGEPIPVEKSEGDEVIGGSVNETGTLLVEVTATGEDAFLNQVAREIEEARAMKPGIIQLADRVLKYFVPGVLTIAALSFAVWLVGPLAWGGGPNVQRGAFAALAVLVLGYPCALGMATPLALIRGGGKAANRGILMRSGDAFQIFPDVDHIVLDKTGTITVGEPAVSEVVALHGAESGVLATAASAEAFSEHPLADAILDHADDRGVAYTDPESFDSVTGKGVRATVDGSTVLVGKPGWLEEAGIDLSAARDEIERLQERGLTVSGVVRDGVLVGLLGIGDELKADATETVQRITDAGIAPVMITGDNERTAQAVADDVGIDRVMADVLPDEKREEIGRLQDDGHRVAMVGDGINDAPALTQADIGIAIGAGTDIAIESADIVLMGDRLGGVMDAYEIGKESYRKTRQNLIVAFSFNGIGVAAATTGLVHPVFAMIAMVLSVSAVLANSFGGQLLSGEGVNTDFAVQGSDTSGKDPTTAD, translated from the coding sequence ATGGGAACGACACACGAACAGTTCAACGTCGGCGGGATGTCCTGCTCGTTCTGCGCCGAGAGTATCAAAAAGGCGTACGCCCGCACTGAAGGCGTTGAGGACGTCGACGTGAGTCTCGCACACGAGGAGGTCCTCGTCCAGTACGACGACGCCATTCTGAGCGAAGTCAAGGTGAAGGACACACTCCGCGATCTCGGGTACACCATCCGTGACCCGGATAAGGCAAAGCGATACGAGCAACAGCAGGCTGAACTCGCAGACGGCAAGCAACGGCTCCTCCTCGCGGGCGGTGCCTCGGTCGTCGTCGCCGCGTTGATGGGGTGGATGATCTTCGTGGTGGGCCGGTTCGAGTCAGCGTCCCTGGCGATGGATATCGCGGCGCTCGCGTTGGCACTCGGGACGATGTTCGGCCCCGGCAGGTACATCACGAAGAAAGCCTTCCAGAGTCTCCGCAGAGGTATTTTCAACCAACATGTCCTCCTGGAGGCTGGCGCGTTCGCGGGACTGCTCGGTGGGTTCCTCGGGTTGTTCGTCTTCTCTGGGTTCCCGACCGTCCACTTCTTCGCCGTCTCCGTGTTCATCACCACCTACCACATCCTCTCGGAGTACACCAGTCTCACCGTCCGGACGCGGGCCTCGCAGGCCGTCCAGAGCCTCCTCAACCTCCAGCCGGACACTGCCCGTCGCGTCACCAGGAACGGGGAGATCGAAGAAGTCCCCGTCGACGACCTCGAGGTCGACAACCGAGTCCGCGTCAAGCCCGGCGAGAGCGTCCCTGTCGACGGCGTCGTCGTCGAAGGAAACTCAACGGTCGACGAGTCGGTTGCCACCGGCGAGCCCATCCCCGTCGAGAAGAGCGAGGGCGACGAGGTGATCGGCGGTAGCGTCAACGAAACCGGGACGTTGCTCGTCGAGGTGACCGCAACCGGTGAGGATGCGTTCCTGAATCAGGTTGCCCGCGAGATCGAGGAGGCTCGGGCCATGAAACCCGGCATCATCCAGCTCGCCGACCGCGTGCTCAAGTACTTCGTTCCGGGCGTGCTGACTATCGCCGCGCTTTCGTTTGCCGTTTGGCTGGTCGGACCCCTCGCCTGGGGCGGTGGGCCGAACGTCCAGCGCGGCGCGTTCGCTGCGCTGGCCGTCCTCGTCCTCGGATACCCCTGTGCGCTTGGGATGGCGACGCCACTGGCCCTCATCCGGGGCGGCGGCAAGGCTGCCAACCGCGGGATCCTGATGCGATCAGGTGACGCCTTCCAGATTTTCCCCGACGTCGACCACATCGTGCTGGACAAGACGGGAACCATCACCGTCGGTGAACCCGCTGTGAGCGAGGTCGTCGCACTCCACGGCGCCGAGTCCGGGGTGCTGGCCACCGCTGCGAGCGCCGAAGCGTTCAGTGAACATCCGCTGGCCGACGCTATCTTAGACCATGCCGATGACCGCGGTGTCGCGTACACCGATCCCGAATCCTTCGACTCCGTGACGGGCAAGGGTGTCCGCGCAACAGTCGACGGGAGCACCGTCCTCGTCGGAAAACCTGGCTGGCTCGAAGAGGCGGGAATCGACCTGTCGGCCGCACGCGACGAAATCGAGCGCCTCCAAGAGCGCGGCCTCACTGTCTCCGGAGTCGTCCGCGACGGTGTGCTCGTGGGACTGCTCGGCATCGGTGACGAACTGAAAGCCGACGCGACTGAGACCGTCCAGCGAATTACTGACGCCGGTATCGCGCCCGTGATGATCACCGGCGACAACGAACGCACCGCGCAGGCGGTTGCCGACGACGTCGGTATCGACCGTGTGATGGCGGATGTCCTACCCGACGAAAAGCGCGAGGAGATTGGGCGTCTCCAGGATGACGGTCACCGCGTGGCGATGGTCGGGGACGGCATCAATGACGCACCCGCCCTCACGCAGGCCGACATCGGCATCGCCATCGGCGCAGGCACGGACATCGCCATCGAATCGGCCGACATCGTGCTGATGGGAGACCGACTCGGTGGTGTGATGGATGCCTATGAGATCGGCAAAGAGAGCTACCGCAAGACGCGACAGAACCTCATCGTCGCCTTCTCGTTCAACGGCATCGGTGTGGCGGCCGCAACGACCGGCCTCGTCCACCCCGTGTTCGCGATGATCGCGATGGTACTCTCAGTCTCGGCTGTGCTCGCAAACAGCTTTGGCGGGCAACTCCTCTCGGGCGAGGGCGTCAATACCGACTTCGCCGTCCAAGGGAGCGATACGAGCGGGAAAGATCCAACGACGGCCGATTAG
- a CDS encoding orc1/cdc6 family replication initiation protein, with the protein MLDDEGEASVFVNRDLVEPDTIIDEERIVGRDDQLESVVSFLKPTLQGNRPPNMLLYGPAGTGKSLIIGAVTQQIIELCQSKGEHFGVVDINCQPINTLDQAVFELVQTVAKDVGAEVGVPETGVSTKRKYRRLYELINEHYDSVIFILDEIDLLVGRRANDEPAYSKLLYQLSRASNTNEIEGQVSVAALTNDPKFMEDIDGRAESSFNPRDVYFPDYDANQLRQILENRRDAFRSDALTDDVLPLVSAFAAQSHGDARKAIDLFRGAGDLADERGDEKVREEHVRESQEEIDKDRSLKLIEGLTTQKKISLYATASVAHFSNWSGSSVPSPVGFKVYQWITDEIDADQMTRETYVKYVKELSTYGLISTSRKSRGRGGGMYMEFTFTGDPEAMMNRIVDDTRLEAISDQEDLLQSVVNAQLKEFHN; encoded by the coding sequence ATGCTCGACGATGAGGGAGAAGCATCCGTTTTTGTCAATCGAGATCTCGTCGAGCCGGACACGATCATCGATGAAGAGCGAATCGTCGGACGTGATGACCAACTCGAGTCCGTCGTTTCGTTTCTGAAACCGACTCTCCAAGGAAACCGGCCTCCGAATATGCTGCTGTACGGGCCAGCTGGGACGGGAAAATCACTCATTATCGGGGCAGTCACACAGCAGATCATCGAGCTCTGTCAGTCCAAAGGCGAACACTTCGGCGTTGTCGACATCAACTGCCAGCCGATCAATACCCTCGATCAAGCTGTCTTCGAACTCGTCCAAACCGTCGCGAAGGACGTCGGTGCAGAGGTCGGCGTCCCAGAGACGGGAGTGTCGACGAAGCGCAAGTATCGGCGCTTGTATGAGCTGATCAACGAACACTACGACTCAGTCATTTTCATCCTTGACGAGATCGATCTCCTGGTCGGCCGACGAGCGAACGACGAACCCGCCTACTCGAAACTGCTCTATCAGCTATCGCGAGCAAGTAACACGAACGAAATCGAAGGACAAGTATCAGTCGCAGCTCTGACGAATGACCCCAAATTCATGGAGGATATCGACGGTCGTGCCGAGAGTTCATTCAATCCACGGGACGTCTATTTCCCCGATTATGATGCTAATCAGCTCCGCCAAATACTCGAGAACCGTCGTGACGCCTTCCGGTCCGATGCGTTAACTGACGACGTGCTACCGCTCGTTTCAGCATTCGCGGCCCAAAGCCATGGAGACGCACGAAAGGCAATCGACTTATTCCGCGGTGCCGGTGACCTCGCGGATGAACGGGGTGACGAGAAAGTTCGCGAAGAACACGTCCGCGAATCTCAGGAAGAAATCGACAAGGACCGCTCACTGAAGTTAATCGAGGGTCTGACCACCCAGAAGAAGATATCCCTCTACGCGACCGCCTCCGTCGCCCATTTCTCCAATTGGTCCGGGAGTTCCGTCCCGAGTCCGGTCGGCTTCAAAGTCTACCAATGGATTACCGATGAGATCGATGCTGACCAGATGACGCGGGAGACCTATGTCAAGTACGTCAAAGAGCTCTCCACGTATGGTCTCATCTCGACCTCACGGAAGAGTCGAGGCCGTGGTGGCGGAATGTACATGGAGTTCACGTTCACGGGGGATCCCGAAGCCATGATGAATCGGATCGTCGACGACACTCGTTTGGAAGCTATCTCCGATCAGGAGGACCTCCTCCAGTCCGTCGTTAACGCCCAGTTGAAGGAGTTCCACAATTAG
- the lpdA gene encoding dihydrolipoyl dehydrogenase: protein MTNTDYDLIVLGGGMAGLPVAMKCGYSGMDVALVEEGLLGGTCLNRGCIPTKTMLRSAEVANLARRSEEFGIDIDGAIEPDIDAIVERKDDIVESIRKGAYENVESNENIDFVEGHGIFESPHEIRVDDRTLSAETIVINTGARPTRPSIDGLDDVDVHDSTDLLERASIPPSLAVIGGGYVGCEYAQMYSRFGADVTVFQRGDTLLPDEDPDVSEVIETAFENEEITVQTGTPVTALTETNDGIRVDAGADGTVSVTASDVALAAGRTPNTDGLQLEDIGASLDENGFVETDDSFRTTADGVYAIGDVSGPPMFTHSARDDADLLYRHLAKSEEISTKGRTVPWAVFTDPQIGHVGLTEQEAREAGYEVGVGRQDFADQGKPKALGETEGFVKLVTNAETDELLGAHIVGEQGAEIVHELVLAIELGATADDIANTMHIHPTLPESINSAAGGVHKPS, encoded by the coding sequence ATGACAAACACTGACTACGATCTGATCGTCCTCGGCGGCGGAATGGCGGGCCTCCCAGTCGCGATGAAGTGCGGGTACAGCGGGATGGACGTAGCACTCGTCGAGGAGGGCCTCCTCGGCGGGACGTGTCTCAATCGCGGCTGCATCCCGACGAAGACGATGCTCCGGAGTGCAGAGGTCGCGAACCTCGCCCGCCGGAGCGAAGAGTTCGGTATCGATATCGACGGCGCCATCGAGCCAGACATAGACGCCATCGTCGAGCGGAAAGACGACATCGTCGAGAGCATCCGCAAGGGGGCCTACGAGAACGTCGAGAGCAACGAGAACATCGACTTCGTCGAAGGTCACGGCATCTTCGAATCCCCACATGAAATTCGCGTCGACGATCGAACCCTCTCGGCCGAAACCATCGTCATCAACACGGGCGCCCGACCGACGAGGCCGTCGATCGACGGCCTCGACGACGTCGACGTTCACGACAGCACGGATCTGCTGGAGCGTGCCTCGATTCCCCCCTCACTGGCCGTCATCGGCGGTGGCTACGTCGGCTGTGAGTACGCCCAGATGTACAGCCGGTTCGGGGCGGACGTCACCGTCTTCCAGCGCGGCGACACCCTCCTCCCAGATGAAGATCCGGACGTGAGCGAGGTCATCGAGACGGCCTTCGAAAACGAAGAAATCACCGTCCAGACCGGTACGCCAGTGACGGCACTCACGGAGACCAACGACGGCATCCGTGTCGACGCCGGTGCCGACGGCACCGTCTCCGTCACCGCCTCGGACGTTGCCCTCGCAGCGGGCCGAACACCGAATACGGACGGCCTCCAGCTCGAAGACATCGGCGCGTCACTGGACGAGAACGGATTCGTCGAGACCGACGACAGCTTCAGAACGACTGCTGACGGTGTCTACGCCATTGGCGACGTGAGCGGGCCGCCGATGTTCACCCATTCCGCTCGCGACGACGCAGATCTCCTGTATCGGCACCTCGCGAAAAGCGAAGAAATCAGCACCAAGGGCCGAACCGTCCCATGGGCGGTGTTCACCGACCCGCAGATCGGCCACGTCGGGCTGACCGAACAAGAAGCACGCGAAGCGGGGTACGAGGTCGGCGTCGGCCGCCAGGACTTCGCTGACCAAGGCAAGCCGAAGGCGCTCGGCGAAACGGAGGGATTTGTCAAACTAGTCACGAACGCGGAGACTGACGAATTACTCGGAGCGCACATCGTCGGCGAACAGGGCGCCGAGATCGTCCACGAACTCGTCCTCGCCATCGAACTCGGGGCGACTGCCGACGACATCGCGAACACGATGCACATCCACCCGACGCTGCCGGAAAGCATCAACTCCGCAGCAGGCGGCGTTCACAAACCCTCGTGA
- a CDS encoding winged helix-turn-helix transcriptional regulator yields MADSTSSPAPTCDVDGTCYCPLTGVIDTLSQKYAMQLISIIGAHESLRFGAIEGHLSSASTSTISKRLDEFEDAGLISRTQYNEIPPRVEYSLTGDGDDVRTRLEPLLEWASTAE; encoded by the coding sequence ATGGCAGATTCAACATCATCACCCGCCCCTACGTGCGATGTCGACGGAACGTGCTACTGTCCGCTGACCGGTGTCATCGACACGCTCAGCCAGAAATATGCGATGCAGCTGATTAGCATCATTGGCGCTCACGAGTCACTCCGGTTTGGGGCGATCGAGGGCCATCTCTCGAGCGCCAGTACCTCGACCATCTCGAAACGGCTCGACGAATTCGAGGATGCCGGACTGATCTCTCGAACTCAATACAATGAGATCCCGCCCCGTGTGGAGTACTCGCTGACCGGCGACGGGGACGACGTGAGAACTCGGCTCGAACCCCTCTTGGAGTGGGCCTCGACGGCAGAGTGA
- the merA gene encoding mercury(II) reductase, producing MEDNRSYDLVILGGGAAAFAAITEASGRGLSTAIVNTGLPIGGTCVNVGCVPSKHLLAVGESAAAPQKNPFEAVQYSDDEPTVDWDEALDGTDALVERFRQENYVDVAEHFETDIYEGYGELVDDTTIEIVDGPDKGIRITGEKTLVATGSSPWVLPIDGLDGVDYYTSETILKERNLPGSIVIIGGGYIALEWGQILHRIGVDVTILQRSERVLSGMEGQLGREMQRAFEEEGIKVITGNDFQRVRAPAVDGGADAIQSDVGIETLVDGNERTVTGDALFVATGVQPNSEDIGLETVGVEANDDGAILVDEHFQTANPDVYAAGDVIGEPELETVAAKEGNHAIKNAFGNEGVTIDYDTVPAVVFTSPEVASVGTTELEYMDEHGTCSCRTVQMEDVPRAKAVKNTDGLVQVVKHHETDEIVGVHMVGPRAADMIMEATLAVKFGLTVDDIIDTVHPFPTFSEAFKHACQAFRRDTSTMSCCVE from the coding sequence ATGGAGGATAACCGTTCGTATGATCTCGTGATTCTCGGCGGTGGGGCCGCTGCCTTTGCTGCCATCACGGAAGCGAGTGGACGAGGACTCTCGACGGCGATAGTGAATACAGGGCTCCCAATCGGCGGGACGTGCGTGAACGTCGGCTGTGTCCCTAGCAAACACCTCCTCGCTGTCGGCGAGAGCGCTGCTGCACCTCAAAAGAATCCGTTCGAGGCAGTCCAGTACAGCGACGATGAGCCGACAGTCGACTGGGACGAGGCACTCGACGGTACTGACGCTCTCGTCGAGCGGTTCCGGCAGGAGAACTACGTCGACGTCGCCGAGCACTTCGAAACCGACATCTACGAGGGCTACGGCGAACTGGTCGACGACACGACCATCGAGATCGTCGACGGCCCCGACAAGGGTATCAGGATTACCGGCGAGAAAACGTTGGTCGCGACTGGAAGTTCACCCTGGGTACTGCCCATCGACGGGCTCGACGGCGTCGATTACTACACGAGCGAAACCATCCTCAAGGAACGTAATCTCCCCGGTAGCATCGTTATCATCGGTGGCGGGTACATCGCCCTTGAGTGGGGCCAGATCCTCCATCGCATCGGCGTCGACGTGACCATCCTACAGCGTTCCGAGCGCGTCCTCTCAGGGATGGAAGGCCAACTCGGTCGCGAGATGCAGCGGGCCTTCGAGGAAGAGGGAATTAAGGTGATCACCGGGAACGACTTCCAGCGCGTCCGCGCGCCAGCAGTCGACGGAGGCGCCGACGCGATACAGTCAGACGTGGGCATCGAGACGCTTGTCGACGGCAACGAGCGCACGGTCACGGGAGATGCGCTGTTCGTCGCAACTGGCGTCCAGCCCAACAGCGAGGATATCGGCCTTGAGACAGTTGGAGTGGAGGCGAACGACGACGGGGCTATTCTTGTCGACGAGCACTTCCAGACGGCGAATCCGGACGTGTATGCGGCCGGTGACGTGATCGGCGAGCCCGAATTGGAGACGGTTGCCGCCAAAGAGGGCAACCACGCTATCAAAAACGCCTTCGGTAACGAGGGAGTTACCATCGACTACGACACGGTGCCAGCAGTCGTGTTCACCAGCCCGGAGGTTGCCTCTGTCGGGACGACCGAACTGGAGTACATGGACGAACACGGTACCTGTTCCTGCCGCACCGTCCAGATGGAGGACGTGCCGCGGGCAAAGGCCGTCAAGAACACCGATGGCCTCGTTCAGGTCGTCAAACACCACGAAACTGACGAGATCGTCGGCGTCCATATGGTCGGTCCCCGCGCCGCCGACATGATCATGGAAGCGACACTGGCCGTGAAGTTCGGCCTGACCGTCGACGACATCATCGACACCGTCCACCCGTTCCCAACATTCTCGGAAGCGTTCAAACACGCCTGTCAGGCGTTCCGCCGAGACACGTCGACGATGAGCTGCTGTGTCGAGTAG
- a CDS encoding ArsR/SmtB family transcription factor — translation MALLKSDVPIREVVTTDPEKAKALENDVRAKIIDMLADEEMTIEGIHEELQRRGEDKAETTVRHHVNVLKDAGMVEIARLEEAGGGTRKYYKSNTRMFSYDLPEGSDQTLSAAQEHTTEELRTLLESLYETHGDDIELVAEEMKPCEYCGTQHYEEFIIRELLNRALLELGETGDLDDVLSQAR, via the coding sequence ATGGCGCTACTCAAATCTGACGTGCCGATCCGCGAGGTCGTCACCACCGATCCCGAGAAGGCGAAAGCCCTTGAGAACGACGTCCGGGCGAAGATTATAGACATGCTCGCCGACGAGGAGATGACGATCGAGGGGATTCATGAGGAACTCCAGCGACGGGGCGAGGACAAGGCCGAGACGACGGTGCGTCACCACGTGAACGTCCTGAAGGACGCTGGGATGGTCGAGATCGCCCGGCTCGAAGAGGCTGGCGGCGGCACCCGGAAGTACTACAAATCGAATACGCGGATGTTCTCCTACGACCTCCCCGAGGGCAGCGACCAGACACTCAGCGCGGCGCAGGAACACACAACCGAGGAGCTGCGAACACTACTCGAGTCCCTCTATGAGACTCATGGGGACGACATCGAGTTGGTTGCCGAAGAAATGAAACCGTGTGAGTACTGTGGGACCCAGCACTACGAGGAGTTCATCATTCGGGAACTCCTCAACAGAGCGCTCCTAGAACTCGGGGAGACTGGGGACTTGGACGACGTGTTAAGCCAAGCACGGTGA
- a CDS encoding SHOCT domain-containing protein — translation METERTSERDRPLRLILIVVASILIIPLVLMAVMMPMMWMVGGMETGGAVSMSPVWGIGMMLVFLLIVLGVGYALYRTLTQAGISSGDPAVEELRVAYARGELSQEEFEQRREALKETNQ, via the coding sequence ATGGAAACTGAACGAACCTCCGAGCGTGACAGGCCGCTCCGGCTCATATTGATCGTCGTCGCTAGTATTCTGATCATTCCGCTCGTGCTGATGGCCGTCATGATGCCGATGATGTGGATGGTTGGCGGAATGGAGACTGGTGGCGCAGTATCGATGTCGCCGGTCTGGGGAATAGGGATGATGCTGGTATTCCTACTGATTGTCCTTGGGGTTGGATACGCACTCTATCGCACGCTCACTCAGGCAGGAATCAGCAGCGGGGACCCGGCAGTCGAAGAACTCAGAGTCGCGTATGCTCGTGGTGAATTGTCACAAGAAGAGTTCGAACAGCGGCGGGAAGCGCTCAAAGAAACGAACCAATAG